Proteins encoded within one genomic window of Paludisphaera rhizosphaerae:
- the wecB gene encoding non-hydrolyzing UDP-N-acetylglucosamine 2-epimerase: MKVIVVAGTRPNFMKVAPLMWELARRPAVEPFLIHTGQHYDQRMSRLFFEELNIPSPDVDLGVGSGTHASQTAEVLKRIEPVLVDWKPDVVMVVGDVNSTLAAALAAVKLGIPVAHVEAGLRSFDRTMPEEINRILTDAISRFLFVSERSGVENLRREGISGEQVVLVGNVMIDTLLACRRRSEGSPILADLGLSSRPYAVLTLHRPANVENPNVFRGLMEAIERLGQALPIVFPVHPRTRAVLDGTRATSNHNLILTEPLGYLDFMKLLANARLVLTDSGGIQEETTVLGVACVTLRENTERPVTVEQGTNVLAGLEPKRIVAAGLDALERPLRQERIPELWDGQAAGRIVDVLTADSAHVL, encoded by the coding sequence ATGAAAGTCATCGTCGTTGCTGGCACGCGGCCGAATTTCATGAAAGTGGCGCCGTTGATGTGGGAATTGGCCCGACGGCCCGCCGTTGAGCCCTTCTTGATCCACACCGGCCAGCACTACGACCAGCGGATGTCGCGCCTCTTCTTCGAGGAACTGAACATCCCGAGTCCCGACGTCGACCTCGGCGTTGGCTCGGGCACGCATGCGAGCCAGACGGCCGAGGTTCTGAAGCGGATCGAGCCGGTCCTGGTCGACTGGAAGCCCGACGTCGTTATGGTCGTCGGAGACGTCAACTCGACGCTCGCCGCCGCGCTGGCGGCGGTCAAGCTGGGCATACCGGTGGCCCACGTCGAAGCCGGGTTGCGCAGCTTCGACCGAACGATGCCCGAGGAGATCAACCGAATTCTGACTGATGCGATCAGCCGCTTCCTCTTCGTCTCGGAACGTAGCGGAGTCGAGAACTTGCGTCGGGAGGGGATATCAGGCGAGCAGGTCGTTCTGGTCGGCAACGTGATGATCGATACCCTGCTGGCCTGCCGCCGCCGCAGCGAGGGGTCGCCGATCCTGGCCGACCTGGGCCTGTCGAGCCGCCCCTATGCCGTCCTGACGCTCCACCGGCCGGCCAATGTCGAGAATCCGAACGTCTTCCGCGGGCTCATGGAGGCCATCGAGAGGCTCGGCCAGGCGCTGCCGATCGTCTTTCCGGTCCATCCGAGGACCCGAGCCGTCCTGGACGGCACTCGAGCCACGTCGAACCACAACCTGATCCTGACCGAACCGCTGGGCTATCTCGACTTCATGAAGCTCCTTGCGAACGCTCGATTAGTGCTGACCGACTCGGGTGGAATTCAAGAAGAGACGACGGTGCTCGGCGTCGCGTGTGTCACGCTGAGAGAGAACACCGAGCGACCAGTGACCGTCGAACAGGGCACCAATGTCTTGGCCGGGCTCGAGCCCAAGCGGATTGTCGCCGCGGGATTGGACGCCCTGGAGCGGCCGCTTCGCCAGGAACGCATCCCCGAACTATGGGACGGACAGGCAGCCGGGCGCATCGTCGACGTCCTGACGGCGGACTCGGCCCATGTTCTTTGA
- a CDS encoding endonuclease/exonuclease/phosphatase family protein, producing MFFERQAGLESKRWRLVIRALSWACRGYLVATLGLWLVVATLGDRWWPATLFLYGPRWLWALPLAALVPAAVVARRWGLLWQLGSAAVVVAVPVMGLCIPWRFWLDRRPSQFAVRVLSLNTQGGGVDTDRLAALIGDTTPDVVALQEQTGFPEAGRDWRTDWHVSTSDGLCVGSRYPIESPKQMANVVPGVDGAVTRVDLVTPAGRVAFYNLHLETPREGLAAVVNRRLGALAGVPELDEVTAQRHAESRVMSDWIAPSDGGAVLLAGDFNMPGESVIFRRLWSRYTDAFLAAGLGFGHTKFTRWFGVRIDHILAGPGWRVRRCWVGPDVGSDHRPLIADIDWVGGVE from the coding sequence ATGTTCTTTGAGCGTCAGGCGGGGCTGGAGTCGAAGAGGTGGAGGTTGGTCATCCGGGCGTTATCCTGGGCCTGCCGGGGCTACCTCGTGGCGACGCTTGGATTATGGCTCGTCGTGGCGACGCTTGGCGACCGCTGGTGGCCGGCGACCCTGTTCCTCTATGGCCCTCGCTGGCTCTGGGCCCTGCCGCTGGCGGCCCTCGTCCCCGCAGCGGTCGTCGCGCGGCGGTGGGGCCTGCTCTGGCAATTGGGAAGCGCCGCGGTCGTTGTCGCCGTTCCGGTGATGGGCCTCTGCATCCCGTGGCGGTTCTGGCTTGATCGCAGGCCGTCGCAGTTCGCGGTACGGGTGCTCTCGCTGAACACTCAGGGCGGAGGGGTCGATACCGATCGTCTGGCCGCCCTGATAGGCGACACAACGCCGGACGTGGTTGCCCTCCAGGAGCAGACCGGATTCCCGGAGGCCGGCCGCGATTGGAGGACCGACTGGCACGTTTCCACGAGCGACGGGCTTTGCGTGGGAAGTCGTTACCCGATCGAGTCGCCCAAACAGATGGCGAACGTCGTCCCGGGGGTCGACGGGGCTGTCACCAGGGTCGACCTGGTCACGCCCGCCGGCCGTGTTGCTTTCTACAATCTCCATTTGGAGACGCCGCGAGAGGGACTGGCGGCCGTGGTAAATCGGCGACTCGGAGCCCTCGCCGGCGTCCCGGAACTCGACGAAGTCACAGCCCAGCGCCACGCCGAATCGCGGGTCATGAGCGATTGGATAGCGCCATCCGACGGCGGGGCGGTGCTGCTGGCCGGCGACTTCAACATGCCCGGCGAGAGCGTCATCTTCAGGCGGCTCTGGTCGCGATACACGGACGCCTTTTTGGCCGCCGGCCTGGGATTCGGCCACACGAAATTTACTCGCTGGTTCGGTGTGCGGATCGATCACATCCTGGCCGGGCCGGGCTGGAGAGTCCGCCGCTGCTGGGTCGGCCCCGACGTAGGATCGGACCACAGGCCCTTGATCGCGGATATCGACTGGGTCGGAGGCGTCGAGTGA
- a CDS encoding acyltransferase — MVSVYRFVAMSGHPAARAARSIRQRVLDFTLPAPRPLVLPIVWTFLALRAAYYFAVRVFVCEPFFKASCRRCGRGVRTGVYIHWIQGPGQIIVGDGVLVDGKCAFSFAARYCESPTLEIGDLTEIGHGCRFTVGKRITIGRRCHLSSSVWMFDSSGHPSDAGRRAAGLPADDADVRPITLGNDVWIGSCAMIHPGVSLGDGCVVSAGSVVLTDVPPNTIVAGNPARQIVSLPRAVVSRPEAAANGRLGVART; from the coding sequence ATGGTGAGCGTGTATCGGTTCGTCGCCATGTCGGGGCACCCCGCGGCGCGGGCGGCCCGGTCGATCCGCCAGCGGGTGCTTGACTTCACCTTGCCCGCCCCGCGACCCCTCGTGCTCCCAATAGTCTGGACCTTCCTGGCGCTTCGTGCCGCCTACTACTTCGCCGTGAGAGTGTTCGTCTGCGAGCCCTTTTTCAAGGCTTCCTGTCGTCGATGCGGCCGAGGAGTGCGGACGGGGGTTTATATCCACTGGATCCAGGGGCCAGGTCAGATCATCGTCGGGGACGGCGTTCTGGTCGACGGGAAGTGCGCTTTCAGCTTCGCTGCGCGTTATTGCGAGAGTCCCACTCTGGAGATCGGCGATCTGACGGAGATCGGGCACGGTTGCAGGTTCACGGTCGGGAAACGGATCACCATCGGACGCCGCTGTCACCTGTCATCCAGCGTCTGGATGTTCGACTCAAGCGGCCATCCCTCTGACGCCGGCCGCCGCGCGGCCGGGTTGCCGGCGGACGACGCGGACGTGCGACCGATCACGCTCGGCAACGACGTCTGGATCGGCAGCTGCGCAATGATCCATCCCGGAGTAAGCCTGGGTGACGGATGTGTCGTCTCGGCCGGGTCGGTCGTCCTGACCGACGTACCGCCGAACACCATCGTCGCAGGGAATCCGGCGAGGCAGATCGTTTCCCTGCCGCGGGCCGTGGTCTCCAGGCCCGAGGCGGCCGCTAACGGTCGGCTCGGCGTCGCCCGCACATGA
- a CDS encoding glycosyltransferase family 2 protein produces the protein MSSQLVSCVIPAYNYGHLVSRAVESALAQTYREIEVIVVDDGSTDGTAERLAPYRDRIRYFYQENRGLSAARNAGIRLARGEWVAFLDADDVWHPRKTEVQLNVAAGRSDVALIGSPKYYSTMPEHLPPNPVVRQLGVREFLLSAPIGPSSALVRRTCFDEVGYFDEALSSIEDRDMWLRVASRHAAIQVDCPCWYYERHPDQMSRHSARMYLNYERVLRKFFAEHPEANRQRGLAYSYLYYDTAHSYRLEGNSWAALRFMCRSIGRWPRALDDQRTSEPFMRWKFLAVEFRRALASGGAPPLPPWREFSSRPHANEAARP, from the coding sequence ATGTCGAGCCAGCTAGTGTCGTGCGTGATCCCGGCGTACAACTACGGCCACCTGGTGAGCCGCGCCGTCGAGAGCGCGCTCGCGCAGACCTACCGCGAGATCGAAGTCATCGTTGTCGACGACGGCAGCACTGACGGCACCGCCGAGCGGCTCGCGCCTTACCGAGACCGGATCCGGTATTTCTATCAGGAAAATCGGGGGTTGTCTGCAGCGCGGAACGCCGGGATCCGGCTCGCCAGGGGTGAATGGGTGGCCTTCCTCGACGCGGATGACGTTTGGCATCCCCGTAAGACCGAGGTGCAACTCAACGTGGCAGCCGGCAGGAGCGACGTCGCCCTGATCGGATCCCCTAAATACTACTCCACCATGCCGGAGCACCTGCCGCCGAATCCTGTCGTCCGGCAGCTAGGCGTCCGCGAGTTCCTGCTTTCAGCGCCGATCGGACCTTCCTCGGCACTGGTTCGGCGGACTTGCTTCGACGAGGTCGGCTACTTCGACGAGGCCCTCAGCTCGATCGAGGACCGCGACATGTGGCTGCGTGTGGCGTCCCGCCACGCGGCGATCCAGGTCGATTGCCCCTGCTGGTACTACGAGCGGCACCCCGATCAGATGAGCCGGCACTCCGCACGGATGTACCTCAACTACGAGAGGGTCCTCCGAAAGTTCTTCGCCGAGCACCCTGAAGCGAACCGTCAGCGGGGGTTGGCCTACAGTTATCTCTACTACGACACGGCGCACAGCTACCGCCTCGAAGGTAACAGCTGGGCTGCCCTGCGCTTCATGTGCCGCTCGATCGGGCGTTGGCCCAGGGCCCTGGACGATCAGCGCACGAGCGAGCCCTTCATGAGATGGAAGTTTCTCGCCGTCGAGTTCCGGCGGGCTCTGGCATCGGGCGGCGCGCCGCCGCTGCCGCCCTGGCGGGAGTTTTCGTCCAGGCCCCACGCGAACGAGGCGGCCCGCCCATGA
- a CDS encoding glycosyltransferase family 4 protein, whose product MNILIYSTNYPTLNGPGGIGTYTKHLAHALADLGQRVQVVTHVDGSPRSHLSDGAVQVEAVPAGYLPILDRVVPGAGACMRLRSSMRSRARRYRADVVEFPNWGGDGLGFVVRRPVPVVVRLHTSSLTSSEIDGLTAQRAARWDSRRERWLSLAADALVTHSLAQRRKSAQELRIDEERIAVVPHGIAVDPKFRRPPRAGPGLTVVYLGRMERRKGTLDLIRAIPEVIRRVPEASFVLIGADRPHCPGGRTHAQYIAQELPAEARARIELTGELSDDEVDRRLQRADLFVAPSLYESFGLIFLEAMRWGTPVLGTATGGIPEIVEDGRSGLLVPPEDPERLAAAIVNLLTDESLRCRLGEAGRRRVETRFTVEQMARGTLRVYEQALEQWRCRAS is encoded by the coding sequence ATGAATATCCTAATATATTCGACAAATTATCCTACCCTGAATGGGCCCGGGGGGATCGGCACTTACACGAAGCACCTGGCCCATGCGCTCGCCGACCTAGGGCAGAGGGTCCAGGTCGTAACGCATGTCGACGGTTCGCCGAGGTCGCATCTTAGTGACGGGGCGGTCCAGGTCGAGGCGGTCCCAGCCGGCTATCTGCCGATCCTCGATCGGGTGGTGCCGGGCGCGGGTGCCTGCATGAGGCTCAGGTCCTCGATGAGGAGTCGGGCCCGTCGCTATCGAGCGGACGTGGTGGAGTTCCCCAACTGGGGGGGAGACGGCCTCGGGTTCGTGGTCCGTCGGCCTGTCCCTGTCGTCGTCAGGCTCCATACGTCATCCCTGACGAGCAGCGAAATCGACGGCCTCACTGCACAGCGAGCCGCGCGCTGGGATTCGCGGCGAGAGCGCTGGCTTTCCCTCGCGGCCGACGCTCTCGTGACCCACTCCCTGGCCCAGCGCCGCAAGTCCGCGCAAGAGCTACGGATTGATGAGGAAAGGATCGCGGTCGTACCGCACGGGATCGCGGTCGACCCCAAGTTCCGTCGGCCGCCGCGGGCGGGCCCCGGCCTAACGGTGGTCTACCTAGGTCGGATGGAGCGACGTAAGGGAACGCTCGACCTGATCCGGGCCATCCCCGAGGTGATCCGCCGGGTGCCCGAGGCCTCGTTCGTCCTCATCGGCGCCGACCGGCCGCACTGCCCCGGTGGGAGGACCCATGCCCAGTACATCGCCCAGGAACTGCCCGCCGAGGCGAGGGCGCGGATCGAGCTGACGGGCGAGCTCTCCGACGACGAGGTCGACCGCCGGCTCCAGCGGGCGGATCTCTTCGTCGCGCCCTCGCTATACGAGTCCTTCGGGCTCATCTTCCTGGAGGCCATGCGATGGGGGACGCCTGTGCTTGGCACCGCCACGGGCGGCATCCCGGAGATCGTTGAGGACGGCCGCTCGGGCCTGCTGGTTCCTCCAGAGGATCCCGAACGCCTCGCGGCGGCGATCGTCAATCTGCTGACCGACGAATCGCTGCGCTGCCGGCTCGGCGAGGCCGGCCGCCGTCGGGTCGAGACGCGCTTCACCGTCGAGCAGATGGCCCGCGGGACCCTCAGGGTCTACGAGCAGGCCCTGGAGCAATGGCGATGTCGAGCCAGCTAG